One genomic window of Aquisalimonas sp. 2447 includes the following:
- a CDS encoding sorbosone dehydrogenase family protein, whose translation MIRQVTRFSFYALLASAMTHGLAVASDSGEDAPELSYSTVLSDLDDPWDMAFLSDSTMFFTEKCNGLSVRLPDGEVNRLLGMEDTDGYAATADDLFCHGQAGMNGVAVDPNFEDNRFVYVYSASNQTTPHKNRVLRLRVNDDFTEVSNRTDIVDDIPYKMAESDHPFGDAGAHNGGRIRFSPRDGFLYVTTGDNHQGDLPQDPERLGGKVLRIDRDGNGAPGNNVAEGFDPRIYTYGHRNVQGIAFHANTHWPFVAEHGPWHSDEVKILIPGANAGWDPRPNISGRDDCPDDYCGYQPNQMEGMDPDERMAFMPMTDLDLYPYAIKPAWTNDGLSQGMSSAEFLTGSQWKGWEGRMVVGFLGIGFGDTPVGQRIDVLDIPEDGSRVRDVTTMSLPMSNGRFRSVVLGPEGDLYIAQDEGDIYRLTAE comes from the coding sequence ATGATTAGGCAAGTAACCAGATTCTCCTTTTACGCGCTACTGGCCTCTGCCATGACCCACGGTCTGGCGGTTGCCTCGGACTCCGGCGAAGACGCCCCAGAGTTGAGTTATTCCACGGTGTTGTCAGACCTTGACGATCCCTGGGATATGGCATTTCTGTCGGACAGCACCATGTTTTTCACCGAGAAGTGCAATGGCCTGTCCGTCCGGCTCCCGGACGGCGAAGTCAATCGGCTGCTCGGCATGGAGGACACCGACGGATACGCCGCAACCGCCGACGATCTGTTCTGTCACGGCCAGGCGGGGATGAACGGCGTTGCGGTGGACCCGAACTTCGAGGATAACCGCTTCGTGTACGTCTACTCGGCGTCGAACCAGACCACGCCCCACAAGAACCGCGTGCTCCGGCTGCGGGTCAACGACGATTTCACCGAGGTCTCGAACCGCACTGACATCGTTGATGACATTCCGTACAAGATGGCGGAGAGCGATCACCCGTTCGGTGATGCTGGTGCGCACAACGGCGGCCGTATCCGCTTCAGCCCGCGGGATGGCTTTCTCTATGTGACCACCGGCGACAACCACCAGGGTGACCTTCCGCAGGATCCCGAGCGCCTCGGCGGCAAGGTCCTGCGTATTGATCGGGACGGCAACGGGGCCCCGGGCAACAACGTCGCTGAAGGTTTCGATCCGCGGATCTACACCTACGGGCATCGCAACGTGCAGGGCATCGCCTTCCACGCCAACACCCATTGGCCGTTCGTGGCGGAGCACGGGCCGTGGCACTCCGATGAGGTCAAGATCCTGATTCCCGGTGCCAATGCCGGCTGGGATCCGCGGCCCAACATCAGCGGGCGTGACGATTGCCCCGATGACTACTGTGGGTACCAGCCGAACCAGATGGAGGGTATGGATCCCGACGAGCGCATGGCCTTTATGCCCATGACGGATCTGGACCTTTACCCCTACGCCATCAAGCCGGCCTGGACCAACGACGGGCTGTCCCAGGGCATGTCTTCCGCCGAGTTCCTCACCGGATCGCAGTGGAAGGGCTGGGAAGGCCGGATGGTGGTCGGCTTCCTGGGGATCGGCTTCGGCGATACGCCGGTGGGGCAGCGCATCGACGTACTGGACATCCCCGAGGACGGCTCCCGGGTGCGGGACGTGACCACCATGTCCCTGCCCATGTCCAATGGCCGTTTCCGGTCTGTGGTGCTCGGGCCGGAAGGTGATCTGTACATCGCCCAGGATGAGGGCGACATTTATCGGCTGACTGCCGAGTAA
- a CDS encoding DHA2 family efflux MFS transporter permease subunit, which produces MQHEVQRLFQQYGSRYKWQALLTVMLGTLSTAVATTVVNVAIPDVMTAFSVGQKDAHWLSTGFLAAMTTAILLNAWALQRFGMRRVYVAGMVVFTAASLLGTWAVTLELVIVARILQGAIAGLLQPLAITLIYQVFPERQRGLGVGLFGLGVILGPAVGPALGGVLVDLTSWRAVMLLPVPTAVLGGLLALRFVPLGRASGGRLALDWFSVLLLAAGITGLLWVMVSGQRLGWLEWPVLPALIVVPALLVAFVLRQLLARAPLLDPGLYRAPAFAAGSVIALLFGVGLFGSTYLIPLFVQEVQGMTPTAAGVVLMPAGLVMAAMFPLGGHLADRLRAVVPISGGLLIMAVSCVALGFVGPETGLLLVMFWVALGRVGLGLGMPSIHTGSLSRLPLHHTAQGAGALNFAQQLGGAVGVTTLSVVLDWRALREAAAVSPDALARAEGALSGLPEALYRDVYTVAFQWSFIGLGVVFLLALLAAARFARY; this is translated from the coding sequence GTGCAGCACGAAGTTCAGCGTCTGTTCCAGCAGTACGGTTCGCGCTACAAGTGGCAGGCCTTGCTGACGGTGATGCTGGGGACCCTGTCCACTGCCGTGGCCACCACCGTGGTCAACGTGGCAATCCCCGATGTCATGACCGCCTTCAGCGTGGGACAGAAGGACGCCCACTGGCTGTCCACCGGCTTTCTCGCTGCCATGACCACGGCGATACTGCTCAATGCCTGGGCCTTGCAGCGGTTCGGGATGCGGCGGGTGTATGTCGCCGGCATGGTGGTGTTCACCGCTGCCTCGCTGCTCGGCACCTGGGCGGTGACGCTGGAGCTGGTCATCGTTGCGCGGATCCTCCAGGGAGCAATCGCCGGGTTGCTGCAGCCGCTGGCAATCACGCTGATCTATCAGGTGTTTCCGGAGCGCCAGCGTGGCCTGGGTGTGGGTCTGTTCGGGCTGGGAGTGATCCTCGGGCCAGCGGTCGGGCCGGCGCTGGGGGGTGTGCTGGTGGATCTGACCAGTTGGCGTGCGGTGATGCTGTTGCCAGTGCCGACGGCGGTGCTGGGTGGCTTGCTGGCCCTGCGCTTCGTGCCGCTGGGGCGCGCCAGTGGTGGCCGGTTGGCGCTGGACTGGTTCAGTGTGCTGCTGCTCGCTGCCGGGATTACCGGGTTGTTGTGGGTCATGGTCAGCGGTCAGCGCCTGGGTTGGCTGGAGTGGCCTGTGTTGCCGGCGCTCATCGTGGTCCCGGCGTTACTGGTGGCCTTCGTGTTGCGGCAACTCCTCGCCCGCGCGCCGTTGCTGGACCCGGGCCTCTATCGGGCGCCTGCCTTTGCGGCCGGATCGGTGATCGCGCTGCTGTTCGGTGTGGGCTTGTTCGGCTCCACCTATCTGATTCCGTTGTTCGTCCAGGAAGTGCAGGGCATGACGCCGACGGCGGCAGGTGTGGTGCTGATGCCTGCAGGGCTGGTCATGGCGGCCATGTTCCCGCTCGGAGGGCATTTGGCGGATCGTCTGCGCGCCGTGGTACCGATCTCCGGCGGGCTGCTCATCATGGCGGTCTCCTGCGTCGCTCTCGGATTCGTGGGGCCTGAGACGGGGCTGCTGCTGGTGATGTTCTGGGTGGCGCTGGGCCGCGTGGGCCTCGGGCTGGGCATGCCCTCGATCCACACCGGTTCGCTGTCCCGGCTGCCGCTGCACCACACGGCGCAGGGGGCGGGGGCGTTGAATTTTGCCCAGCAACTCGGTGGCGCGGTCGGCGTCACGACGCTGTCCGTGGTGCTGGATTGGCGGGCGCTGCGGGAGGCCGCCGCGGTCAGTCCGGACGCGCTGGCTCGCGCCGAAGGCGCCTTGTCCGGCCTGCCCGAGGCGTTGTACCGGGACGTCTATACGGTGGCCTTCCAGTGGAGCTTTATCGGCCTGGGGGTGGTGTTCCTGCTGGCCCTGCTGGCCGCCGCACGTTTCGCCCGCTACTGA
- a CDS encoding TonB-dependent receptor, producing MIKKWRGVPFIPVVVVAMMPLGAVADDGARLEPITVTSPRLERDLQQTPAAVGVVDEDELQQGRQQLQLDESLNRVPGVFFQNRYNFAQNLRLSIRGFGARAPFGVRGIRILVDGIPETLPDGQSQVDAIDLETAESIEVIRGPSSALYGNAAGGVVDIRTKDGPAEPYAEVRGTVGSYDFQRYGVMGGGQSGPWNAHVSAWDMQYEGYRDQSRTEKRMANAKATYAIDDQRSVTTVFTALDQPLGQDPAGLNRAEVRDNRRQATANAENLDAGQEVEQQRLGLIYRDGATYSGELTLRGFYTRRDFRQQLPFEGPSLIEYDRDFFGIGGEYTDQYTLAGRPATFVAGVESAWQRDARERFNVEANGGPDEQTQDAVEKAEDYGVFAQTDIAVTDALDITLGGRYDRVRFEIDDRRSDGDGDASGSQRFDEVSGTIGTGLQLHPNHRWYTNVGTAFETPTFTEFYDPNEPDEGFDPGLSPQRAVNVETGLKGFLGDRAQYDVAVFGVRSRDEIVQVDTDPDRFDNAGRTRRVGIEAGMEYFATPELSFTGSYTWSDYRFRRFEDEDGNEFRGNRLPGLPEHNVFLEVAWREAEGFYAIADALIVSNVYADNANDERVSGYGVLNARVGTEHHWQRGRVETFVAVNNITNQEYFSNVRVNAGFGRFFEPAPERNFFTGVRARF from the coding sequence ATGATAAAAAAGTGGCGAGGAGTACCGTTTATTCCCGTGGTGGTGGTGGCCATGATGCCCCTGGGGGCCGTGGCGGATGATGGGGCTCGGCTTGAGCCGATCACGGTGACATCCCCACGCCTGGAGCGGGATCTCCAGCAGACGCCGGCGGCCGTGGGTGTTGTCGACGAAGACGAACTCCAGCAGGGGCGTCAGCAGCTGCAACTGGATGAATCCCTCAATCGTGTCCCCGGCGTGTTCTTCCAGAACCGCTATAACTTCGCCCAGAACCTGCGGCTGTCCATTCGTGGTTTCGGTGCCCGGGCGCCATTCGGTGTGCGCGGTATTCGCATCCTCGTGGACGGCATCCCGGAGACGCTGCCGGATGGCCAGTCCCAGGTGGACGCCATCGACCTGGAGACAGCGGAAAGCATCGAGGTGATCCGTGGTCCGTCATCGGCGCTGTACGGCAATGCCGCCGGGGGTGTGGTGGATATCCGCACCAAGGACGGCCCCGCCGAGCCCTACGCGGAGGTGCGCGGCACCGTGGGCAGCTACGATTTCCAGCGCTACGGGGTCATGGGCGGCGGGCAGTCCGGCCCGTGGAATGCCCATGTCAGCGCCTGGGACATGCAGTACGAGGGCTACCGGGACCAGAGCCGTACCGAAAAGCGCATGGCCAACGCCAAGGCCACCTACGCCATTGATGACCAGCGCAGCGTCACCACGGTGTTTACTGCTCTCGATCAGCCGTTGGGACAGGATCCCGCCGGGCTGAATCGGGCCGAGGTGCGCGACAATCGGCGACAGGCGACGGCGAACGCGGAGAATCTGGATGCTGGCCAGGAGGTCGAGCAGCAGCGCCTTGGCCTGATCTACCGGGATGGGGCGACGTATTCCGGAGAACTGACGCTGCGGGGGTTTTACACACGCAGGGATTTCCGCCAGCAGTTGCCGTTCGAGGGCCCGAGCCTGATCGAGTATGACCGGGATTTCTTCGGCATCGGTGGCGAGTACACGGATCAGTACACACTGGCCGGGCGTCCGGCCACCTTCGTGGCGGGCGTGGAGAGCGCCTGGCAACGGGATGCGCGGGAGCGCTTTAACGTTGAGGCTAATGGCGGTCCGGATGAACAGACGCAGGATGCCGTGGAGAAAGCCGAGGACTACGGCGTATTTGCGCAGACGGACATCGCTGTCACCGATGCTCTGGATATTACCCTGGGAGGCCGCTACGACCGGGTGCGTTTCGAGATCGATGATCGCCGGTCTGATGGTGACGGTGATGCGTCGGGCAGCCAGCGGTTCGATGAGGTGAGTGGCACCATCGGGACCGGCCTCCAGCTTCATCCGAATCATCGCTGGTACACCAATGTGGGCACTGCCTTCGAAACTCCCACCTTTACCGAGTTCTATGATCCCAATGAGCCGGACGAAGGGTTTGATCCGGGGCTGAGCCCGCAACGGGCCGTCAACGTTGAGACTGGCCTGAAGGGGTTTCTTGGCGACCGGGCTCAGTACGATGTTGCCGTTTTCGGTGTGCGTTCACGCGATGAAATCGTTCAGGTGGATACTGACCCTGACCGTTTCGACAATGCCGGTCGTACCCGCCGGGTAGGTATCGAGGCGGGGATGGAGTATTTCGCCACACCGGAACTTTCATTCACTGGCAGCTACACGTGGTCGGACTACCGGTTCCGTCGATTCGAAGACGAAGATGGCAACGAATTCCGCGGCAATCGTCTCCCGGGGCTCCCCGAGCACAATGTCTTCCTCGAAGTCGCCTGGCGGGAAGCCGAGGGCTTCTACGCCATTGCCGATGCCCTGATCGTCAGTAACGTCTATGCCGACAACGCCAACGACGAGCGCGTATCCGGCTACGGCGTGCTGAATGCCCGAGTCGGGACGGAACACCACTGGCAGCGCGGCCGGGTGGAGACCTTCGTGGCGGTGAACAACATCACCAACCAGGAGTACTTCAGCAATGTGCGGGTCAACGCGGGCTTTGGCCGATTCTTCGAGCCCGCACCCGAGCGCAATTTCTTCACCGGCGTGCGCGCCCGGTTCTAG
- a CDS encoding acyloxyacyl hydrolase, which produces MHRFKGLRPVRLLQGFALVALPALAVPQVVVVAGELGVRVGVGADGHDYNSREIYWRPAALAPRLGDRRGWHLAGFTEFNAARVSLGGDAMHTGGVSVGGWLTSPAQPISFGLGTGPTYISERRLGEREFGGHWQFTSHAALRLRLGDHISVGYRIQHTSNAGLRSPNQGYDVQSLELRLGF; this is translated from the coding sequence ATGCATCGATTCAAGGGACTGCGCCCCGTCCGGCTATTGCAGGGTTTTGCGCTGGTCGCGTTACCGGCGTTGGCAGTTCCGCAGGTGGTCGTCGTCGCTGGCGAGCTCGGCGTTCGCGTCGGGGTCGGCGCCGATGGGCACGACTACAACTCCCGGGAGATTTACTGGCGCCCCGCGGCTCTGGCGCCCCGCCTTGGTGACCGTCGTGGCTGGCACCTGGCGGGCTTTACCGAGTTCAATGCAGCCCGCGTCAGCCTTGGTGGTGATGCCATGCATACCGGTGGCGTGAGTGTTGGCGGCTGGTTGACCAGTCCCGCGCAGCCGATCAGTTTCGGCCTCGGCACCGGGCCGACCTACATCTCCGAGCGGCGCCTGGGCGAACGTGAGTTCGGCGGACACTGGCAGTTCACCTCCCACGCGGCCTTGCGGCTGCGCCTTGGCGATCACATCAGCGTCGGCTACCGCATTCAGCACACATCCAACGCCGGCCTGCGCTCCCCCAATCAGGGTTATGACGTTCAGTCGCTGGAACTGCGACTCGGGTTTTAG
- a CDS encoding cytochrome P450, with the protein MPSSTATDHWAPHAEGVQKNQRRAYDGMREQCPVAHSAAQGWTVFRHADVQRILHTPETFSNVVSRHLSVPNGMDPPEHTVFRELIEPYFATARVRAFEPECRRIARQLITSAAASETVEIMDAFARPFAARVQCAFLGWSEETAPALARWTLANQAATLQQDREALNQLATEFEGMVQDALEGRRAQDVSGQDTTSELMREVVDGDRLDDAEIASILRNWTVGEIGTISTSVGILLHALSEHPDLQQHLRTRPRRIGDAIEEVLRWHGPLVDNRRVTLQPVSVGRQPLAAGERVTINWIAANRDPEAFTAPDTLDIHRDQSASLLWGAGIHVCPGAPLAQMELRVVLEEFLGRTSNIILAPGDEPELARYPASGFSRLPVRLE; encoded by the coding sequence ATGCCGAGCAGCACCGCAACAGACCACTGGGCCCCGCACGCCGAGGGTGTGCAGAAGAACCAGCGCCGGGCCTACGACGGCATGCGTGAGCAGTGCCCGGTGGCCCACAGCGCAGCCCAGGGTTGGACCGTATTCCGCCATGCCGATGTGCAGCGCATCCTGCATACGCCGGAGACCTTCAGCAACGTGGTCTCGCGCCATCTGTCGGTGCCCAACGGCATGGATCCGCCGGAGCACACTGTGTTCCGGGAACTGATCGAGCCGTACTTCGCCACCGCACGGGTCCGGGCCTTCGAACCGGAGTGCCGGCGCATCGCCAGACAACTGATAACCAGTGCAGCGGCATCCGAAACGGTGGAGATCATGGACGCCTTCGCACGTCCCTTTGCCGCCCGGGTGCAGTGTGCCTTCCTCGGCTGGTCCGAGGAAACGGCCCCCGCCCTGGCGAGGTGGACCCTGGCCAACCAGGCAGCCACTCTGCAGCAGGACCGCGAAGCACTGAACCAGCTCGCCACCGAATTCGAGGGCATGGTACAGGACGCCCTGGAGGGCCGCCGGGCGCAGGATGTCAGCGGTCAGGACACCACCAGCGAGCTCATGCGCGAGGTGGTGGATGGCGACAGGCTGGACGACGCCGAGATCGCCTCCATTCTGCGCAACTGGACCGTGGGCGAGATCGGCACCATTTCCACCTCGGTGGGGATTCTGCTCCACGCCCTGAGCGAGCACCCCGATCTGCAGCAACACCTGCGCACCCGCCCGCGCCGCATCGGCGACGCCATCGAAGAGGTGCTGCGCTGGCACGGGCCGCTGGTGGACAACCGGCGCGTCACCCTGCAACCGGTCTCCGTGGGTAGGCAACCACTGGCCGCAGGTGAGCGCGTCACCATCAACTGGATCGCCGCCAACCGCGACCCCGAGGCTTTCACTGCGCCGGACACGCTGGACATCCATCGCGACCAGTCGGCCAGCCTGCTGTGGGGCGCAGGCATCCACGTCTGCCCGGGGGCACCGCTGGCGCAGATGGAGTTGCGGGTGGTTCTGGAGGAGTTCCTGGGACGAACGAGCAACATCATCCTGGCACCGGGGGACGAACCCGAGCTGGCCCGCTACCCGGCCAGTGGCTTCAGTCGCCTCCCGGTGCGGCTGGAATGA
- a CDS encoding c-type cytochrome, producing MTRALFLIAAVWFAAGFTQVQAGDASAGQTKYENACAQCHGASGRGAGSFPSLQDKDADFVTKRLRQYREGERVGSNTGLMAPAARDLSDDDIANLSAYISTEFQ from the coding sequence ATGACAAGAGCGTTGTTTCTCATTGCTGCAGTGTGGTTTGCCGCTGGATTCACTCAGGTGCAGGCCGGAGATGCATCCGCGGGGCAGACGAAGTACGAGAATGCGTGTGCCCAGTGCCATGGGGCGTCGGGACGGGGTGCGGGCAGTTTTCCCTCGCTCCAGGACAAGGATGCAGACTTCGTCACCAAGAGGCTCAGGCAGTACCGCGAAGGCGAGAGGGTGGGAAGCAACACCGGGTTGATGGCACCCGCCGCCCGGGATCTCTCGGACGACGATATCGCCAATCTCTCCGCTTATATCTCAACGGAATTCCAGTGA
- a CDS encoding NnrS family protein, producing the protein MLSGTALAPGFATVAGHAHELLFGFALAVAAGFLINRTSTARLAALFTLWLLARTLHITLPGSTLSLIANAGFAVMLAWMTVPQFLRGAKKWRNKAIAPILLGLCAMAALFQFTSDSTQAWLPFFALQQAVLLLTLLMLFMGGRIIAPAAAGAIERAGGHLEARVQPRMEGALLLLMAGVIVTVALPGGAPVTGLLTLVAAVLAAVRLMRWRLWAAQGRPDLWCLGLGYGWLVAGLALLALSWLTPLLAPGTATHAITVGALGTLTTGVMARVRLNRARRDPAASWVIPVATLLMGTAALVRLFFPVEAPALALASGLWALAMAALVALFLQVPAR; encoded by the coding sequence ATGCTCTCCGGAACGGCCCTGGCCCCCGGCTTCGCCACCGTGGCCGGTCACGCCCACGAACTGCTGTTCGGCTTCGCCCTGGCGGTGGCCGCCGGTTTCCTGATCAACCGCACATCCACCGCACGCCTCGCGGCGCTTTTCACCCTCTGGCTACTCGCCCGAACGCTTCACATTACGCTGCCCGGCAGCACGCTCTCCCTCATTGCCAATGCCGGGTTTGCCGTCATGCTCGCCTGGATGACCGTGCCCCAGTTCCTGCGCGGTGCGAAGAAGTGGCGCAACAAGGCCATCGCACCCATCCTCCTGGGTCTGTGCGCAATGGCAGCGCTGTTCCAGTTCACCAGCGACAGCACCCAGGCGTGGCTGCCCTTTTTCGCCCTGCAACAAGCCGTGCTACTGCTGACCCTGCTCATGCTGTTCATGGGCGGACGCATCATCGCACCGGCGGCAGCCGGGGCCATCGAGCGCGCCGGCGGTCACCTGGAGGCCCGGGTGCAGCCCCGCATGGAGGGCGCGTTGCTGCTGCTCATGGCTGGTGTCATCGTCACCGTGGCCCTCCCCGGGGGCGCGCCCGTCACCGGGCTACTGACCCTGGTCGCGGCCGTGCTGGCTGCCGTGCGCCTGATGCGCTGGCGGCTCTGGGCGGCCCAGGGCCGGCCGGATCTGTGGTGTCTCGGCCTCGGTTATGGCTGGCTGGTCGCCGGTCTTGCGCTGCTGGCCCTGTCCTGGCTCACACCCCTGTTGGCCCCGGGGACCGCCACTCACGCCATCACCGTCGGCGCCCTGGGCACGCTCACCACCGGCGTGATGGCGCGGGTACGACTCAACCGTGCCAGGCGCGACCCGGCCGCATCCTGGGTCATCCCCGTCGCGACCCTGCTGATGGGAACCGCCGCACTGGTCCGCCTGTTCTTCCCCGTGGAGGCCCCTGCGCTGGCTCTGGCCAGCGGCCTGTGGGCCCTGGCCATGGCCGCACTGGTGGCCCTGTTTCTGCAGGTTCCGGCACGCTGA
- the gltX gene encoding glutamate--tRNA ligase produces MLKTRFAPSPTGYLHIGGARTALFSWLYARKHGGRFVLRVEDTDQERSTQESVNAILEGMTWLGLEYDEGPFYQTQRFGRYREVIQRLLDEGKAYKCYCSRERLDAVREEQLRRKEKPRYDGHCRDLAEAPSPDAPYVVRFCNPLDGQVVVDDRVHGRVAFSNTELDDLIIARTDGSPTYNLTVVVDDMDMGITHVIRGDDHLNNTPRQVNILRALGVEPPVYAHVPMILGEDGKRLSKRHGAVGVMNYRDQGYLPEAVLNYLVRLGWSYGDQEIFTLDEMVEKFDIDDLNAKASALNPSKLDWLNQQYMKSMDPAHVARHLSWHMGRFDVDPADGPPLSDVVVAYRDRSHTLAEMAQNSLFFYRMPEAYDDKAARKNLKAETRPALAGLREALAGVAEWQRERLHEVVVAVAEDQGLKLGKVAQPLRVALSGGPVSPSIDETLELLGRQRSLERIDAALRYIDRQAQDAG; encoded by the coding sequence ATGCTGAAGACGCGTTTTGCACCCAGCCCGACCGGTTATCTGCACATCGGCGGCGCCCGTACGGCGCTGTTTTCCTGGTTGTACGCACGCAAGCACGGCGGACGGTTCGTGTTGCGGGTGGAGGATACCGACCAGGAGCGCTCAACCCAGGAGTCCGTCAACGCGATCCTGGAAGGCATGACCTGGCTGGGGCTGGAGTACGATGAGGGTCCCTTCTACCAGACCCAGCGGTTCGGCCGGTACCGCGAAGTGATCCAGCGCCTGCTGGACGAGGGCAAGGCCTACAAGTGCTACTGCTCGCGGGAGCGCCTGGATGCAGTGCGTGAAGAGCAGCTGCGGCGCAAGGAGAAGCCGCGTTACGACGGCCACTGCCGTGATCTCGCCGAAGCGCCGTCGCCGGACGCGCCGTACGTCGTCCGCTTCTGCAACCCGCTGGACGGCCAGGTGGTGGTGGATGATCGTGTCCATGGGCGGGTGGCGTTCAGCAACACCGAACTGGACGATCTCATCATCGCCCGTACCGACGGCTCGCCCACCTACAATCTCACGGTGGTAGTGGACGACATGGACATGGGGATCACCCACGTCATCCGCGGCGATGATCACCTCAACAATACCCCGCGCCAGGTGAACATTCTCAGGGCGTTGGGCGTTGAGCCGCCGGTTTACGCGCATGTGCCCATGATCCTGGGCGAGGACGGCAAGCGGCTGTCGAAGCGTCACGGCGCCGTGGGCGTGATGAACTACCGCGACCAGGGGTATTTGCCCGAGGCGGTCCTGAACTACCTGGTGCGTCTCGGGTGGTCCTACGGTGACCAGGAGATCTTCACCCTGGACGAGATGGTCGAGAAGTTCGATATCGATGATCTCAACGCCAAGGCCTCGGCCCTGAATCCGTCCAAACTCGACTGGCTGAACCAGCAGTACATGAAGTCCATGGATCCGGCCCACGTGGCCCGGCACCTGAGCTGGCACATGGGCCGGTTCGATGTCGACCCCGCCGACGGCCCGCCCCTGAGCGATGTGGTGGTCGCCTACAGGGACCGTTCGCACACGCTGGCCGAGATGGCGCAGAACAGCCTGTTCTTCTACCGCATGCCCGAGGCGTACGACGATAAGGCGGCGCGCAAGAACCTGAAGGCAGAGACGCGGCCGGCGCTTGCCGGTCTCCGCGAGGCGCTTGCGGGGGTGGCGGAATGGCAGCGGGAGCGTCTGCACGAGGTCGTGGTCGCTGTGGCCGAGGACCAGGGGTTGAAGCTCGGCAAGGTGGCGCAGCCCCTGCGGGTCGCTCTCTCCGGCGGCCCGGTGTCGCCGTCCATCGACGAAACGCTGGAGCTGCTCGGCCGCCAGCGCAGCCTGGAGCGGATCGACGCCGCACTGCGGTATATTGATCGCCAGGCGCAGGATGCCGGGTGA